A genome region from Bradyrhizobium sp. WSM1417 includes the following:
- a CDS encoding putative zinc-binding metallopeptidase encodes MKLFVCQACGNVIYFENRACERCGHRVAFLPEKETMSAIEPDGEAWKTLATKGESRMLCSNAEHDACNWLTDAGDTTGYCRACRHNGVVPDLSDQAQLAGWRELEMAKHRLFYSLIRWKLPLQTRQDDPEHGLIFNFLADDPQSGQKVLTGHDNGLITIALTEADDIERERRRLEMGEPYRTLLGHFRHEVGHYFWDVLVRDGGKLDECRAVFGDDSADYGQALQRHYAEGAPPDWQQNYVSAYATTHPWEDFAETWAHYLHIVDTLEMASEFGMEVRPKVDRDGELTARIRFNPYEARDVEAIVNAWLPFTFAMNSVNRAMGMRDLYPFILSPVVVAKLGFIHGLVRNVGKAGEP; translated from the coding sequence TTGAAGCTTTTTGTCTGCCAGGCCTGCGGCAACGTCATCTATTTCGAGAACCGCGCCTGCGAACGCTGCGGCCATCGTGTCGCGTTCCTGCCCGAGAAGGAGACCATGTCGGCGATCGAGCCCGACGGAGAGGCCTGGAAGACGCTGGCCACCAAGGGCGAAAGTCGCATGCTGTGCAGCAATGCCGAGCATGATGCGTGCAACTGGCTGACGGATGCAGGCGACACCACCGGCTATTGCCGCGCCTGCCGGCATAACGGCGTCGTGCCGGATCTGTCGGATCAGGCACAACTCGCCGGCTGGCGCGAGCTGGAGATGGCGAAGCACCGGCTGTTCTATTCCCTGATCCGCTGGAAGCTGCCGCTCCAGACCCGGCAGGACGATCCCGAACATGGCCTGATCTTCAATTTCCTCGCCGACGATCCGCAGAGCGGGCAGAAGGTCCTGACCGGCCACGACAACGGCCTGATCACGATCGCGCTGACCGAGGCCGACGACATCGAGCGCGAGCGGCGCAGGCTGGAGATGGGTGAACCCTACCGGACGCTGCTCGGGCATTTCCGCCACGAGGTCGGGCACTATTTCTGGGACGTGCTGGTGCGCGACGGCGGCAAGCTGGACGAATGCCGCGCCGTGTTCGGCGACGATTCCGCCGATTACGGCCAGGCCTTGCAGCGCCACTATGCCGAAGGCGCCCCGCCGGACTGGCAGCAGAACTACGTCTCGGCCTATGCGACGACGCATCCGTGGGAGGATTTCGCCGAGACCTGGGCGCACTATCTTCACATCGTCGACACCCTGGAGATGGCCAGCGAGTTCGGCATGGAGGTGCGCCCCAAGGTCGATCGCGACGGGGAGTTGACGGCGCGCATCCGCTTCAACCCTTACGAAGCGAGGGACGTCGAGGCGATCGTGAACGCATGGCTGCCCTTCACCTTCGCCATGAACAGCGTCAACCGCGCCATGGGCATGCGCGACCTCTATCCGTTCATTCTCTCGCCGGTCGTCGTCGCGAAGCTCGGCTTCATTCACGGCCTGGTCCGGAATGTGGGCAAGGCCGGGGAGCCGTAG